A genomic segment from Synchiropus splendidus isolate RoL2022-P1 chromosome 18, RoL_Sspl_1.0, whole genome shotgun sequence encodes:
- the camkvl gene encoding caM kinase-like vesicle-associated, like, with protein sequence MPFGCLALRDGRTYDAFSDITDKYEIGQVLRAKEFCELCLVKERQTEKVFVCKKFLKKDGRKVRKAAKNEIMILKLVTHPNILQLIDTFETRKEYFIIQEFATGGDVFDWIQDQGNYTEKDASNVIRQVLEAVAYLHSLNIVHRNLKLENLMYYTENNHNKVVLRDFYLSRFENGPITEPCGTPEYLAPEVVARHRYGRPVDCWAVGVIMYILLSGNPPFYDETEEENTDLHNRIIFCRIVAGDFEFDSPYWDDISPAAKELVCRLMEVDQMLRITAQDALWHEWIAGNGASEKNLKDGVCAQFEKNFAKAKWRKAIRVTTFMQRLKNSEALTDSSAEAHGTKEAGEGEGRGEEGVTSSSVSLEVTVENTPPSMELGEDKSKVDRVVPPDVSEPACHPEASPQEEPEVKRSSEGARKGPASLPPNKVAPEQSSGTAAALQPSGVSAPKASPDKRPQAPKVESDGSWCQTQLPEAVAEASAVGPVSPALSTGVQLRGDCSPGARRDRDARRTDRHSAEFAVTRVAPPVGQACYAAGSSASLGRHVTPYRSDLAGSYGSPYSTLYSRGGLGMYGTGLHPPSGDWQMDSVIEQIEKQMAAVLEKIEGDMPSLLEQISDCPPELPRLRSANVSPATSRSRTSQQQPPPPLPTSPRPGMPSLPRLTIPPPTYPPPSPPTQAAALGEREERDGQRRAARSSQSPRAGMGRGL encoded by the exons ATGCCATTTGGGTGCCTTGCCCTGCGAGATGGGCGGACGTACGACGCCTTCTCTGACATCACAGACAAGTATGAGATTGGACAGGTTCTGCGAGC GAAGGAGTTCTGCGAGCTGTGTCTGGTCAAGGAGAGACAGACCGAGAAGGTCTTCGTCTGCAAGAAGTTCCTCAAGAAGGACGGCAGGAAGGTCCGCAAAGCAGCCAAGAATGAGATCATGATCCTGAAGCT GGTCACCCACCCGAACATCCTCCAGCTGATCGACACCTTTGAGACCAGGAAAGAATACTTCATCATCCAGGAGTT CGCCACAGGAGGCGACGTCTTCGACTGGATCCAGGATCAGGGAAATTACACAGAGAAGGACGCGTCCAACGTGATTCGGCAGGTGCTGGAGGCCGTGGCGTACTTGCACTCGCTCAACATCGTGCACAGGAACCTGAAG CTGGAGAACCTGATGTACTACACGGAAAACAACCACAACAAAGTCGTTCTGAGAGACTTCTACCTCTCCAGGTTTGAGAATGGACCTATCACAGAGCCCTGTGGAACACCAGAGTACCTCG CTCCAGAGGTGGTGGCTCGGCACCGGTACGGCCGACCGGTGGACTGCTGGGCGGTGGGCGTCATCATGTACATCCT CTTATCGGGAAACCCTCCGTTCTACGATGAAACCGAGGAAGAAAACACTGATCTGCACAATCGCATCATTTTCTGTCGCATCGTTGCTGGTGACTTCGAGTTCGACTCCCCTTACTGGGACGACATTTCGCCTGCAG CCAAAGAGCTCGTCTGCCGCCTCATGGAAGTGGACCAGATGCTGAGGATCACCGCCCAGGATGCTCTGTGGCATGAATG GATTGCTGGGAATGGTGCATCGGAAAAGAACCTGAAGGACGGCGTGTGCGCCCAGTTTGAGAAGAACTTTGCGAAAGCCAAGTGGAGG AAAGCCATCCGCGTCACCACTTTCATGCAGCGGCTGAAGAACTCGGAGGCTTTGACGGACAGTTCCGCTGAAGCCCACGGGACAAAGGAGGCAGGAGAAGGGGAGGGGCGGGGAGAGGAAGGGGTGACATCGAGCAGCGTGTCTTTAGAGGTGACGGTTGAGAACACGCCGCCGTCGATGGAGCTAGGCGAAGACAAGTCCAAGGTGGACAGAGTGGTGCCTCCAGACGTGTCAGAGCCTGCCTGCCATCCCGAGGCCTCGCCCCAGGAAGAGCCCGAGGTGAAGAGAAGCAGCGAAGGAGCGAGAAAGGGGCCGGCGAGTTTGCCTCCGAACAAAGTTGCACCCGAACAATCCAGCGGCACCGCAGCTGCTCTTCAGCCGTCTGGGGTGTCCGCGCCAAAGGCTTCACCAGACAAGCGACCGCAGGCACCTAAGGTGGAAAGTGACGGCAGCTGGTGTCAGACTCAGCTCCCTGAAGCTGTGGCGGAGGCTTCCGCCGTTGGGCCCGTCTCCCCGGCGCTCAGCACCGGCGTCCAGCTGAGGGGGGACTGCAGCCCTGGGGCCAGGCGCGACAGGGACGCCAGGAGGACGGACAGACACAGTGCTGAGTTTGCTGTCACTAGGGTGGCGCCTCCTGTGGGACAGGCCTGCTACGCTGCCGGAAGCTCCGCCAGCCTGGGTCGCCACGTCACACCGTACCGCTCGGACCTGGCGGGGAGCTACGGCAGTCCGTACAGCACCCTTTACAGCAGGGGGGGGCTGGGGATGTACGGCACCGGGCTGCATCCTCCGTCAGGCGACTGGCAGATGGACAGTGTGATCGAGCAGATCGAGaagcagatggcagcagtgcTGGAGAAGATCGAGGGGGACATGCCCTcgctgctggagcagatcaGTGACTGTCCCCCAGAACTGCCCCGACTCCGGAGCGCCAACGTGTCTCCCGCCACCAGCCGCTCGCGCACCTCGCAGCAACAGCCCCCTCCGCCTCTCCCGACCTCTCCCCGGCCAGGGATGCCGTCCCTCCCGCGCCTCACCATCCCCCCTCCCACCTACCCCCCGCCGTCACCGCCTACTCAGGCCGCAGCCCTGGGCGAGCGTGAGGAGCGGGACGGACAGAGGAGGGCCGCTCGCTCCAGCCAGTCACCGAGGGCCGGGATGGGCCGGGGGCTCTGA